Within Raphanus sativus cultivar WK10039 unplaced genomic scaffold, ASM80110v3 Scaffold2095, whole genome shotgun sequence, the genomic segment TGGTGGTGAATCCCGCCACTAGGTGGCATCAAAGTTTACCTCTTGCCAGAATTCAACAGCTCTGCATCGTCAGGGATGCAAAAACATCGTATAGCTCATATCATAAGCTTGGATTCGGTAAAGACAAACTAAGGGGTACATACAAGccagtttttttatataattcatCTGAATTTGGCCTAGACAACGTTACTACTTGTGAAGTTTCGACTTTAGCATGAACACTTGGAGGTACGTTCACCCTGCTTCTCCTTATCGAATAATTGTTCGCCATGCTCCTCTGTACGTAGATGGGTCCCTTTATTGGTTAACTGACTGTGAAGAAACCAAAGTATTATCTTTCGATCTTCACACTGAAACTTTCCAAGTTATCTGTAAAGCTCCCTTTTCCCATGTACATGATCCTTTCAGATTCACCATGTGCATCCTCGATAACTGCTTGAGTGTATCCGAGAGTAACTGGCCCATCCAAGATATATGGTTGTTTATTCTTCAGGCGGTAACATCAAAACGTGGAAGAGAAATGTTTACGATAGATATCAGTAACCTCTTTCGTTGGTGTGGAGGAACCTCACTCTTAACGATAGCAGTTTTAGAGAAGAACAAGTTATTTAATTCGTGGTCGTTGTCATCGTAAGGAACCACTGGTGATACATGATCTCCATACCAAATCTTATGAGTTAGTATTCACAGATAACAATCCTTTGTTCTGTTTGTTACTTCGAAAGTTTGTTTTCTGCTATCAAACtagtttctctttctttcttttttaccGAATTACCGATGAACCATTGGAATTAATTAACATCTTATGCACTTTAATGTGACCTTGATCTTGTCTACTTTGTcttcttactatatatattcaGCGTTTACTTTATAAAGTTTCCACATTCATGATAACATGGAACTTGATCCCTTGTAACtgttactaaaataaaaactctGCTTCCTAATGCTTTAGTTTATATGATTTCCAAACTATATATGAACCTCCTGTGTAACCGTTTATCTGATAATGCTTCGCTTCGCGCAGTATCATATTATGTGAATCTTAGAATTATTGTGTGTTGCatgattttgacattttttcCAACTGTTATGCAAGTACCAGCTTGATAGCATATTTTCCTTACATAATTACTTACACGATCGCTCTCCGTTCTCAAGGCTTCTAGCTCTTCACAAAGTCCTCCTTTTTCCACGGGAACATCCATGACAATTGTGGCTACGGTTAGGTGGTGCCATTCAcgaaatatattgttttttaaattaatatcccGAAGCTTTCTAGCAaggtaatattttgtttataccTTTCCAATCGGGCCCGGACGATCCACGTTATTAAGTGAAATGGAAATGAAAATTTAACTTCCTACCTTTCCTTTTACCGAGCGGTAAAAAAAGATCAATATGGAGATGCACCTTCTTTTGGGTTCAGTTAGGAGATGCACTTACATGCATGCATGAAAGATCTTTTCATATGATGATGTCTTGAGATATTATAACACACAATATTAACAAAATCTTACAACAAAATTACATTCTCTCATTTAAACCAAATCCATAAGCTGCAGCATTACAATACAAGTAAATCTAAAAAACTCATTTCAAGAAGAGTTacatttttcaaagaaaaaaaaacaaaacttccaGGCTCTCCTATTCtcctcactacaagaaaacaattGATTGCAAGGAAAATTGCGAGGAAAAattttccttgcaaatttgcaagagattGCAACGGAACTGAAAAGGAAATATATAATCCTCGCAAATTCGTTGCAAATTGCAAGGAAAAAAATCcactcgcaaatttgcaaggaattCGCGAGAGAAAATACAGTTTCCTCGCAATTCAAACGCAAACTTACGAGAAAACTAGTTTCGTcgcaattcccttgcaaatttgcgagggttTTGTGTTCCTTGCAAATTGCAAACAGATTGTGAGGGTTTTGTATTCcttgcaatttttttttcaaaatcatgtTTCTACACTTGAACGGTTTGGAATTTGTTAATGACTTGGGGTCTATGACGTTTACTAaaagatttaatatttaaaatgtatgtcGATGactatttttgaaaatttcattaattaatgtCTATAACTCAATTTCCGACACTTGAAATAGTATTACAAAATACtaacatcaaaaatatataactcAAACATTCAATATACATCAATTAAATTAAcagaacttttttaaaaatatattttacgtTAAATAACtttctaaattaaatataaaagaaacatATTACTCCACTGAAAACGTAACAAAACCACAAACGAAACTCTAAAAACACAGTGGGTTATGAATTTGCAAGAAAATTCAAGGGACCTCTCGCAatttctcttgcaaatttgcgagagtTTTGAAAACcatgcaaatttgcaagggaattgcaaGGAATCCCTTGCAATTTGCTTGCAAAACCATGTTTTCACCACTTAAACGGTttgagattttgttaaaaaattggTGTCATATAAacacatttaattaaaatatttagtgttaaCGTAtacatctataaatatttttggaaaatacaCCAATTAACGGTTATAAACTCAATTCCGACACTTCATTTAGAATTATGAATACTAaacatcaaaactatataacttatACATTTAATATACATCACCTAAATTAcgagattttttaaaaatatatttttacattaaatagtttttctgaaactaatataaagaaaaatattactcCACCGAAAATGTATCAAAAGCACAAATGAAACCCTAAAACaacattaaatattaatttgcaAAGCAattgcaaggaaattgcaatgACTCCCTCGCAATtgtcttgcaaatttgcaaagGATGGATTTCCGTCGCAATTTGCAAGGGAGTTGCAAGGGAACTCtcgcaatttccttgcaaattttGCGAGGGTTTTTGGTtaccttgcaaatttgcaagagaattgCGAGGAATCCCTTGCAATTCCTtgcaaaaacatgttttctccACTGAACGGTTTTAGGGTTTGTTAAAGATTTGGTGTCATATAACacatttagttaaaatatttagtgttaaAAATGTAGTCgatcaatatttttgaaaatacagattttttagttataaattcaATTCTAGACACTTGAACTAATTACTTAAtacaaaatacaaacttataatttatatattcaataCATGTTAACTAAATTACTATAACTTTCTTAAACATATtcatgtaaatattttcaaaaagaaatatcaagaaACATATTAGTGTATACAAAACTAATAAAACCCTAAACGAAACCCTAAAAcacttttattaaaattttgcaaggaaattgcaatgACTCCCTCGCAATTGTCTTGCAAATTTGGCAAGCGATTCATTTCCGTCGcaatttgcaagggaattgcaaGGGATCTCTCGCaattccttgcaaatttgcgagagtTTTTGATtaccttgcaaatttgcaagagaattgCGAGGAATCCTTGCAATTTCTTGCAAAACCATGTTTTTCCACTTGAACGGTTTTAGGATTTTGTTAAAGCCTTTGGTTTCGTGTaacacatttaaaaattttagtgtTTAAAAGTAacattgttaaatatttttgaaaatacagcatttttagttataaattcaATTCTCCACACTTGAACTAATTTCTTAATACAAAAtacaaactttataatttatatattcaataCATGTTAACTAAATTACTGTACTTTGTTAAACATATtcatgtaaataattttttcgaGAAACAAATATCAAGAACTATATTAGTATAtacaaaacataacaaaacccTAAACGAAACTCTAAAACACTTTAATCAAAattttgcaaggaaattgcaatgACTCTCTCGcaattctcttgcaaatttgcaagaaatTGATTTCCGATGCAATTTGCAAGAGAATTGCAAGGGATCTCTTGCACTTTCCTTGCAAAACTATTTTTccctaaaaaaaaaatgacaaacGAGTTACTAGAACTAGGGTTAGTATATAAAGACACAAACCTAATTCTTTTCATTTGTTGGAGccgtcaagaaaaaaaaaacaagggaTTTTTTTCTCCCACCATCTCTCCTCTCTCGGGCTCTCTCTCCTCGCCGACCTTGTGTCTTCTAGCCGGACTCTCTCTCCCGCCTCTCCTCTCTGCCGCCATGTCATCTCTCCTCGTCGCCAGCTtcctctctctcacacacagcCGGATCTACTTTATCTCACGCCCCACACCAACATGGTTCGAcctttctctatctctctctgtcCCTCTGTCCTTCTGTCTCTGTCTCCCTGTTTTGAACtgaatttgtttgttttcaggttggAGGAAGCAAGGCATGATGAGGCCGGAGCCACACTTCCATGGTTAgccctctctctttctctatctctctgtctctccctctgtttatatctaatattttttttgtttttgtaaaggAAGGTGAAGGATTGAGAAGAAGCTTGATGGTTAAGGAGACAGGGCCGGTGGTGGTGCGGCTGTGGTTGTGGTGCGGCTCTGGTGGTGGTGCGGCGGAGGAGGCAAAGAGTCGGCTGATTTATTTTCtagggttaatttttttttagaattaggTTTGGTTAAGTTTAGTTAGGTTAGCTTAATTAGGTTTAGTTAAACCGGTTTATTTAACTAAACcagtttattataatttttttaggcttttaatatattcatgtatttaaatatgtatctgtatgtatatatatttcgttatatatatttatttacattttttattttttattttgtgtttttgttaatttttttttaataatcttaaaAGAATTTGCGACGGAAACTTTTTATTGCAAATCTAATGCAATTTGCGAGGGAATATCCGattcttgcaaatttgcaacgaaaattattctcttgcaaatttgcaacggaaattattccgttgcaaatttgcgagagaatTGTAAGCGTTTTTTATTTGCGAGTAAGGATTTGCAAGGAAACgactttccttgtaaattcgttgcaAATTGCGATTTGCAACGGAATTGCAATGCTTTTTTCCCTTGCAATAGACATGTTTTCTTGCCTCTTCGCTTTGAACTACAAAGATATCAACTACATCCATCCAACAGTCCATCCCAGGAGCAAATCTTCTTGAATGTGATGACCCAACAGAAGAGGAATATTCAGAGGCATGAAACCTGGAGAAGATGGTTGGTTCTGTGGACGAACAacaggaggaggagaagagacaggatcttcttgaacctgtttcgttgatgatgaagaagagtgGGAAGAGGTTGTTAGCTTGGGAGCTCTTTTAGAGTCTTCTTGGACAAAGTAACGGTTGGCTGTTCTTTGCCACACTGCTCTTGCTTCTGCTGCTGCCATCATTTCACACCATAACTCTGTTATATTAGATAACAAATAAACAAGAATCAATTAAAGATCAATGTGACTCATAAATCAGGCAGATTAGATAACATTTGATTACCATTCATAGAAGACAATGAATCATAATCAGTGGCGGACCCACGTTAAGAGTTATGGTGTCATATGACAccacaaatatattataaaatcgATAGTTGACAGTAGCGTATTTGGTTAGGAAGCTTGGTGCTGAACCCGCAAACCTGGGATCGAAACCCCTCAGTGACTtcatttcttaatatttttgtttttgacaaaaTTTTACCCACACTATGACCCCACATAAAAATAATTCTGGGTTCGCCCCTTATCATAATCAAAGTTGGAATCTTTATTACAAGACAACAAGATCCATCACCAAAACTTTTTGAACAATAGAATCTGATGTTTTGCTTTAAAGGAAGTTGAAGTATTAGTTCCTAATcttaataaccaatcaaaggcAGATTGATTCTTGTCAACATTATTTAACTTACCAACCAAACAATCACTCTTTGCAGTTTAGAATCAAATCCTCTAATAAATTAACTAaacacagaaagaaaaaaacatcaaactCGATGATGATCTAAGTTGTCGGAACCATATTCATCCAACTAAAAACTGAAAACTTATCAttgaaaaaacaattatttgcaGAATTTCAATGAGAAATAAAACTAACCAGAAGGAAAGGAAAGAGTAACAGCGAATAGAGAAGACACTCTCGTGAAAACAGTaaccaaaaacaaagaagatagaggcttttttatctaaaaaaaattcaactgtCAGAGGTGGTTTTTGTTTGCTTCTGATTAAGAGCTTTTTTGAATCCTTGcagttttcgtttttttttctgtgttttaGTACGCAAGCTTCCGCTAAACGACGCTGTTTTAGGACCCATAGTTTCGTGTCAGAGTCTTTGGGTTCCACAGATTTGCCCATTGCTTTCAGACAAGAGAGCTGTTCGATTAGATATTATGCACACGTGGcgttaaaccaaaaaaatcgagtgggaactctttttttttttttacggatAATACTTCTTATCGAGATTATTTGGAGAGAAATCTGGCTCTTCACTATACTCATCACGCATTATATAATAGGTTTTATATATGTCCTAATTAATGGTGTTGTTAGactcttttttttcaaatttggttaGATGATcgttcttttttaatttatactgTTGGTATGAtcatacatattttttataaactagatataaaaataagaaagtaaATTAAAGTTAAGCGTCTACGCTTAGTGTATATCTCCTAATTAGTAATTAACTTTAATAAGTTCTTACATGTTGATATTAGTAAAAGTCATTCTCATGTACTAATTACCTATAGttcttgaaaatataaattatatctttaaatgTTAATTTGGTTTAGAATAGATTTGATAGGTAGGTACATAGAATGTAAATAGTGGGCATCGCCTAGTGATAGAACGTTATGTAAGGCAAAGTTTCTTCAAGTGATTTAGGGGTTGATTGGTTGTTGCTTGTAgctttagattttttgttttgaaaaatagactgtaagatttttgttttggttttatttttttgactttgaatattttttaaagcatTTGATAAAAGCTGtagaaaatttaatttctatagtcaatatatttccttttaaaaattttgggcTGTAACTTtggattttattaataaagcttgattattttggttttattactTTAGAGAAATTTATGGCTGTGTGGAGCACTCACATATATTACCAATCATCCCCTCAATCTCTGTCCATTAGAtactttttagtttattatgtGATCCATAAGAAGTTAAACAATTACGATTTTCTAATAAGATCCTTTATGTCAGCAACTATATATTCATCAT encodes:
- the LOC130505210 gene encoding uncharacterized protein LOC130505210, producing MNELWCEMMAAAEARAVWQRTANRYFVQEDSKRAPKLTTSSHSSSSSTKQVQEDPVSSPPPVVRPQNQPSSPGFMPLNIPLLLGHHIQEDLLLGWTVGWM